A stretch of Eleutherodactylus coqui strain aEleCoq1 chromosome 2, aEleCoq1.hap1, whole genome shotgun sequence DNA encodes these proteins:
- the LOC136611344 gene encoding E3 ubiquitin/ISG15 ligase TRIM25-like: protein MASAGLRTELECSICLHIYTDPVTLRCGHNFCRVCIDQVLNTQNGSGVYSCPECREEFQERPELRRNITLCNIVENFLSTQPHQKEITGIRCTYCVDSPVPAVKSCLMCEASLCDKHLKVHSKSAEHVLTEPSTNPESRKCSVHKELFKYYCAKDATCICVSCSLAGEHRGHRVEMLDEASEKKKKKLRNVLQKLIRKKEKTEERVRSLEEQRRKAQEKSTGEAERVTALFIDIRRRLDEQEKRVLSEISRRGEQVSLSLTDVIQKLKVKKGELSRKMRHIEELCNMTDPLTLLQETDTGNLCDPEEEGGDEDMGRHDGGDEDMGEHDGGDEDTREHDGGDEDTGGHDGSDWGVELISHLSDTLSDLIRYVTFYVQGPADILLDVNTASNRILISDDLKTATCTGISQNRLETLERFQYHQVMSRRGFTSGRHYWDVEISRSGVWRVGMCYPSIDRRGHQSHIGDNNKSWGLCGGWGCNKCSVIHNSKVIQFPHQISSARVRICLEYEAGRLSFYELCDPIIHLKTFTSTFTEPLHAIFYVWAGCIKL, encoded by the coding sequence ATGGCGTCTGCTGGTCTAAGAACGGAGCTGGAATGTTCCATCTGTCTGCACATTTATACAGATCCTGTAACCctgagatgtggacacaacttctgccGGGTCTGTATTGATCAGGTCCTGAATACACAGAACGGCTCTGGAGTTTATTCCTGCCCTGAATGTAGAGAAGAGTTCCAGGAGCGACCTGAGCTAAGGAGAAACATAACACTGTGTAATATAGTGGAGAACTTCCTATCTACTCAGCCACATCAGAAGGAGATCACCGGGATCCGctgcacttactgtgtggactCTCCTGTACCTGCTGTTAAATCCTGTCTGATGTGTGAAGCTTCACTGTGTGATAAACACCTGAAAGTTCACAGCAAGTCAGCAGAACACGTCCTCACTGAGCCCAGCACCAACCCAGAGAGCAGGAAATGTTCTGTCCATAAGGAACTTTTCAAATACTATTGTGCGAAGGATGCTACCTGTATCTGTGTGTCCTGCAGTTTGGCTGGAGAACATCGGGGACATCGGGTGGAGATGCTAGATGAGGCCtctgagaagaagaagaagaaactgAGAAATGTTCTGCAGAAACTGATCAGAAAGAAAGAGAAGACTGAGGAAAGAGTCCGGAGTCTGGAGGAGCAGAGGAGAAAAGCTCAAGAAAAATCAACTGGAGAAGCAGAGCGAGTCACTGCCCTGTTTATAGACATCAGGAGACGTCTTGATGAGCAGGAGAAGAGGGTCCTGAGCGAGATCTCCAGGCGGGGAGAGCAGGTGTCACTGTCACTGACTGATGTGATCCAGAAGCTGAAAGTGAAGAAGGGcgagctgtccaggaagatgagacACATTGAGGAGCTGTGTAACATGACTGATCCACTGACTCTCTTACAGGAGACAGACACCGGGAACTTGTGTGATCCTGAGGAGGAGGGAGGTGACGAGGACATGGGaagacatgatggaggtgatgagGACATGGGGGAACATGATGGAGGTGACGAGGACACAAGGgaacatgatggaggtgatgaggacacagggggacatgatggaagtgATTGGGGTGTGGAGCTGATCTCACATTTATCAGACACATTATCTGATTTGATaagatatgtcaccttctatgtaCAGGGTCCTGCAGACATATTACTGGACGTAAACACAGCTAGTAATAGGATCCTTATATCAGATGACCTGAAAACTGCAACCTGCACAGGAATATCACAGAATCGTCTAGAAACATTAGAGAGATTCCAGTATCATCAGGTGatgagcaggaggggatttacTTCAGGACGACATTACTGGGATGTGGAGATCAGTAGATCAGGGGTGTGGAGGGTGGGGATGTGTTACCCCAGTATAGACAGGAGGGGGCATCAGTCACACATTGGAGATAATAACAAGTCCTGGGGTTTATGTGGAGGGTGGGGGTGTAATAAGTGTTCAGTGATACATAACAGTAAAGTGATCCAGTTCCCTCACCAGATCTCCAGTGCTAGAGTCAGGATCTGTCTGGAGTATGAGGCTGGGCGGCTGTCTTTTTATGAGCTGTGTGACCCCATCATACACTTAAAGACATTCACGTCCACCTTCACAGAGCCCCTTCATGCTATATTCTATGTATGGGCAGGCTGCATAAAGTTATAA